The following coding sequences are from one Thunnus maccoyii chromosome 17, fThuMac1.1, whole genome shotgun sequence window:
- the prdm1c gene encoding PR domain zinc finger protein 1 has product MCGSSQGFTASSSQRSTAMLTSEGSPQSTGVITAAMPDTQDVDMTSWRETDFEEKCTYIVNDQPLEEESENHSRTRAERSLPRNLALKRHLNSAEVLGVTSKELIPKGTRFGPLVGESYTNETLLKDANRKYFWRVFSEGHLHHILDGLNEERSNWMRYVNPACGVEKQNLVACQSGLDIYFYTIKPLQPGQELLVWYCPEFAQRCNYPPLGHLTIETIEQSQALEKTTGKRGHSVSEILRDEPSKTLTTCPRRLDSPLSQNNLSVFPLCPRVVYPIKPHTEGIHSHRYAPLPSLPSCGPSATKRPALSSPVPTSSRFSFQHSQTPVIAKPYQEPSVPDCVYPALRHNPYLLPHYSLGLNSILPHPYPFYSDRLKSHLTFSSHFLPFDGYAHLLNPRANGHKDFSLALSDTKQDLILSPISEHKDNKNLISKRTNYLRIPSDNLRDFKHSPPINIHPDLPIPSTSSASSMVTSLCGALPSLAPGGCSPPLGTAVSSDCLPSKPTPATHSNTVDAMDLRKTKHGGQVIGYKTLSYPLTRQNGKIRYECNVCGKVFGQLSNLKVHLRVHSGERPFRCQTCNKNFTQLAHLQKHYLVHTGEKPHECKVCHKRFSSTSNLKTHQRLHSGERPYQCKLCPARFTQFVHLKLHKRLHTGERPHRCPRCPCAYLHYCSLQVHLQGFCPLSPSVSHRHSPEELHRVNSEIERFDMSEAAEQLEAMAVEAKMDKGNVIDLIKKMETHTSGYQDDARGDTELSIYKSAKEYSAVQLHHSPLPLHPTSIKLESGCMSEP; this is encoded by the exons GCCTCCTCCTCTCAGCGCAGCACAGCCATGTTAACCTCAGAAGGGTCACCGCAAAGCACAGGGGTCATCACAGCAGCAATGCCAGACACACAGGATGTAGACATGACATCATGGAGGGAGACAGACTTTGAGGAGAAGTGCACTTACATCGTGAATGACCAACCTCTGGAAGAAGAGTCCGAAAACCACAGCAGGACACGGGCCGAGAGATCCTTACCCAGAAACCTGGCCCTGAAACGCCACCTGAACTCAGCAGAG GTGCTCGGGGTGACCAGTAAGGAGTTGATTCCTAAAGGGACACGTTTCGGGCCTCTGGTGGGAGAAAGCTACACCAACGAAACACTGTTGAAAGATGCCAACAGGAAGTACTTTTGGAGG GTCTTCTCTGAGGGGCACTTACACCACATCCTGGATGGTTTGAATGAGGAACGGAGCAATTGGATGCGTTATGTCAACCCAGCCTGTGGTGTGGAGAAGCAGAACTTGGTTGCATGCCAGAGTGGTTTGGACATCTACTTCTACACCATCAAACCACTTCAGCCTGGCCAGGAGCTTCTGGTGTGGTACTGCCCTGAATTTGCGCAGCGCTGTAACTACCCTCCACTGGGCCACCTGACTATTGAAACTATTG AGCAGAGTCAAGCTTTGGAGAAGACAACAGGGAAACGAGGACACAGCGTCTCTGAAATCCTTCGGGACGAGCCCTCCAAAACCCTGACTACTTGCCCCAGACGTCTGGACAGTCCCTTATCTCAGAACAACCTCTCAGTTTTTCCCCTGTGTCCCCGTGTTGTCTACCCTATCAAGCCCCACACAGAAGGAATCCACAGCCATAGATACGCACCTCTACCATCTCTGCCATCCTGTGGCCCTTCAGCCACGAAAAGGCCAGCTTTAAGTAGTCCTGTCCCCACCAGTTCACGCTTCAGCTTTCAGCATAGTCAAACCCCTGTTATAGCCAAACCTTACCAAGAGCCCTCTGTGCCTGATTGTGTTTATCCTGCTCTGAGGCACAATCCCTATCTCCTGCCTCACTACTCACTTGGCCTAAACAGCATTCTACCTCACCCATACCCGTTCTATAGTGATCGACTGAAATCTCACTTAACATTCTCATCCCATTTTCTGCCTTTTGATGGCTATGCACACCTCCTCAACCCTCGGGCCAATGGACACAAAGACTTTTCACTTGCACTATCAGATACCAAACAAGACCTCATTCTTTCACCAATCAGTGAGCACAAAGACAACAAGAACCTCATATCTAAAAGGACAAACTACCTCAGGATCCCCTCAGACAACCTCAGAGATTTCAAACACTCTCCTCCCATCAACATCCACCCAGACCTCCCTATACCTTCAACATCCAGTGCCTCATCTATGGTCACCTCACTCTGCGGAGCACTGCCCTCTCTTGCACCTGGAGGATGCTCACCACCGCTGGGCACAGCTGTCTCCTCAGACTGTCTCCCCTCAAAGCCCACCCCTGCCACGCATAGCAATACTGTGGATGCAATGGACCTCAGAAAGACTAAACATGGAGGGCAGGTCATTGGCTACAAGACCTTGTCTTACCCCCTCACCAGGCAGAACGGAAAGATCCGGTATGAGTGCAACGTCTGTGGAAAGGTCTTTGGGCAGCTGTCCAACCTCAAG GTTCATCTGCGAGTGCACAGTGGAGAGCGTCCCTTCAGGTGTCAAACCTGCAACAAGAACTTCACACAGCTGGCTCACCTGCAGAAACACTACCTGGtccacacaggagagaagcctCATGAATGCAAG GTATGCCATAAGCGATTCAGCAGCACCAGTAACTTGAAGACCCACCAGCGGCTACACTCAGGTGAGAGGCCTTACCAGTGCAAGCTCTGCCCAGCCCGGTTTACTCAGTTCGTCCACCTGAAGCTCCACAAACGCCTCCACACCGGGGAGCGACCTCACCGGTGCCCTCGCTGCCCCTGTGCCTATCTCCATTACTGCAGCCTCCAGGTGCACCTCCAAGGCTTCTGCCCCCTCTCCCCCTCAGTCTCCCACAGACACTCGCCAGAGGAGCTACACAGAGTCAACTCTGAGATCGAGAGGTTTGACATGAGCGAGGCAGCAGAGCAACTTGAGGCCATGGCTGTGGAGGCCAAGATGGACAAGGGGAATGTTATTGACCTGATAAAGAAGATGGAGACTCATACCTCTGGCTACCAGGATGATGCCAGAGGGGACACTGAGTTAAGCATCTACAAATCAGCAAAGGAGTATTCTGCTGTTCAGCTGCATCATAGTCCTCTACCTCTGCATCCGACCAGCATCAAGCTGGAGTCAGGTTGCATGTCAGAGCCCTAA
- the xkr5a gene encoding XK-related protein 5a, with protein MINAAGALARRMPSAARRSGCWIAWCQAALLGVSALVIVAERTALFYCIGFYLWNEETQWAGLTLGLFLPGTAVQLLSVKWYYDDGDDRRCYLSVIHILHLGIFKRLWDCMRSVLYMQGSVAELGAAVMQQADVAALWLLEALVLTLPQSLLQAYIVVSTDVGIMSPVAYCCGLCVLSISWALVLYSRACCLIRPGHLAMPPAALLCQLVWRAGMLGARVTCLMFFARVFNWWVCGVAGFHWLTASFWLVSQQPDICTGPWCWRAFNAIMGLVHVFLFLNVKDGPSRFRMASFYAFMLVENATLLLAASDFLSEASWDNMTLPTTVLCSFLLGATSLVLYYRFLHPKSTEISQGTNHNHMGSTCIERGESSFSLGDKSMPVPSIQNHGSFSLSGVAGSLLEHPGTCRGRPNSSCPCYHHHWLLIRLALKTGDLGKINRAYGAGGAAAILDMEEYNQEFKSNEGITITAGGSCEGVSTSESQGKGLAPLSDCKDEFQSVSEPTSNEQPEEEEDSLEMESPLESPESDFKRSSPEGKSVFGDSPEPYFCPTESSSTLYFSADPQSPSSTSNHRLDRDIGGLEQGVRLNSIPSDPSLHRDVRGLMGRVGPRFTSTPKLDSGVQDSPSSVPHLTGPRRQLIMSRRDEDDNF; from the exons ATGATAAACGCTGCTGGGGCGCTCGCCCGCAGGATGCCGTCGGCGGCCCGGCGGAGCGGATGCTGGATAGCGTGGTGCCAGGCGGCGCTGCTCGGCGTGTCGGCGCTGGTTATCGTGGCCGAACGGACCGCTC tGTTCTACTGTATAGGATTTTACCTTTGGAACGAGGAGACGCAGTGGGCTGGCCTCACTCTCGGCCTCTTTCTACCGGGGACGGCAGTTCAGCTGTTAAGTGTGAAATGGTActatgatgatggtgatgacagGCGATGCTACCTCTCTGTCATACACATACTGCACTTGGGCATCTTCAAAAG GTTATGGGACTGCATGAGGTCTGTGTTATACATGCAGGGCTCAGTGGCTGAGCTCGGTGCTGCCGTCATGCAGCAGGCGGATGTTGCTGCCCTTTGGCTTCTGGAGGCCCTCGTCCTCACGCTGCCTCAGAGTCTGCTGCAGGCATATATCGTGGTGTCTACTGATGTGGGCATCATGTCCCCAG TGGCCTATTGCTGTGGTCTGTGTGTGCTGTCTATTTCCTGGGCCCTGGTGTTGTACAGCCGAGCCTGCTGTCTGATCCGGCCAGGCCACCTGGCCATGCCTCCGGCTGCCCTGCTGTGCCAGCTGGTGTGGAGGGCAGGCATGCTGGGTGCCAGGGTGACCTGCCTCATGTTCTTTGCCAGAGTCTTTAACTGGTGGGTCTGTGGAGTAGCAG GTTTTCACTGGCTCACAGCCTCCTTCTGGCTGGTATCACAGCAACCAGACATCTGCACCGGCCCTTGGTGTTGGCGTGCCTTTAATGCCATCATGGGGCTCGTCCACGTCTTCCTCTTCCTTAACGTCAAAGACGGACCATCGCGCTTCCGCATGGCCAGTTTTTATGCA TTCATGCTTGTCGAGAACGCCACTCTGCTGCTGGCCGCCTCCGACTTCCTCAGCGAAGCATCATGGGACAACATGACCCTCCCCACCACTGTGTTGTGCAGCTTTCTTCTCG GCGCTACCTCTCTAGTCCTCTACTACCGGTTCCTCCACCCCAAGTCAACAGAGATCTCCCAGGGCACGAACCACAACCACATGGGCAGCACGTGTATAGAACGGGGGGAGTCTTCCTTCTCTCTTGGAGACAAAAGCATGCCAGTTCCCTCCATACAAAACCATGGTAGCTTCTCCCTCTCAGGTGTGGCTGGTTCCCTGCTGGAGCACCCGGGTACCTGTAGGGGTAGGCCTAACAGCTCCTGCCCTTGCTACCATCACCACTGGCTTCTTATCCGACTGGCCCTGAAAACAGGTGACCTGGGGAAGATCAACAGAGCGTATGGGGCCGGCGGAGCAGCAGCTATACTCGACATGGAGGAGTACAACCAAGAGTTTAAGAGTAACGAGGGCATCACTATCACGGCAGGAGGCAGCTGTGAGGGCGTCTCTACCTCTGAGTCTCAGGGGAAAGGCCTGGCACCACTTTCAGACTGCAAAGATGAGTTCcagagtgtgagcgaacccacgTCGAACGAACAacctgaagaagaggaagacagtCTGGAGATGGAGAGCCCGCTGGAGTCGCCCGAATCGGATTTCAAACGCAGCTCACCAGAGGGCAAGTCTGTATTTGGAGACAGTCCAGAGCCGTACTTCTGCCCCACCGAGTCAAGTTCAACGCTGTATTTCAGTGCTGATCCTCAGTCTCCCAGCAGCACCAGTAACCACCGTTTGGACCGGGACATTGGGGGTCTGGAACAGGGTGTGCGTCTCAATTCCATCCCTAGCGATCCATCCCTTCACAGAGATGTCCGTGGGCTAATGGGCAGGGTTGGACCACGCTTCACTTCCACACCTAAACTAGACTCTGGAGTGCAGGACTCTCCCTCCAGTGTCCCTCACCTCACAGGTCCCAGGAGGCAGCTCATAATGTCCCGAAGAGATGAAGATGATAATTTCTAG